In Phoenix dactylifera cultivar Barhee BC4 chromosome 11, palm_55x_up_171113_PBpolish2nd_filt_p, whole genome shotgun sequence, the following are encoded in one genomic region:
- the LOC103708971 gene encoding protein Mpv17: MDALGKGGLFWWNFSPRGHRHRSRRKPKSSSSESVNVQGRGWSLADFPLKQAAVAASLVLTGDTVAQVRDRWVAHRRGKPDSENKGITSVLLSHDWLRALRMASYGFLLYGPGSYAWYQFLDHCMPKQTLVNLSLKVLLNQIVLGPCVIAVVFAWNNFWLGKLSQLPSKYQKDALPTLLYGFRFWIPVSILNFGVVPLAARVAFMSSCSIFWNFYLSTTMSR, encoded by the exons ATGGATGCTCTTGGGAAGGGGGGATTGTTCTGGTGGAATTTTTCTCCGAGAGGCCACCGACATCGCTCCAGGAGAAAACCCAAATCCTCCTCCTCGGAATCCGTCAACGTCCAAGGGCGTGGGTGGTCCCTCGCCGACTTCCCTCTCAAACAGGCCGCGGTCGCCGCCTCACTCGTCCTCACCGGCGACACTGTCGCCCAGGTGAGGGACCGATGGGTCGCCCATCGCCGCGGCAAGCCGGATTCAGAGAACAAG GGCATCACATCAGTGCTCCTGTCACATGATTGGCTTCGTGCACTACGCATGGCTTCCTATGGGTTTCTTCTTTATGGTCCAGGCTCTTATGCATGGTATCAATTCCTTGATCATTGTATGCCAAAGCAAACACTTGTAAACCTATCGCTTAAG GTTTTACTAAACCAGATTGTACTTGGTCCATGTGTTATTGCTGTTGTTTTTGCATGGAATAATTTTTGGTTAGGGAAATTATCGCAGCTACCTTCAAAGTATCAAAAGGATGCTCTTCCTACACTTCTCTACG GCTTTAGGTTTTGGATTCCTGTTTCAATACTTAATTTTGG GGTGGTCCCTCTAGCTGCTCGTGTTGCATTCATGTCCTCCTGCTCCATTTTCTGGAACTTTTACTTGTCAACAACTATGAGCAGATAA
- the LOC103708969 gene encoding E3 ubiquitin-protein ligase RNF181-like translates to MSSKSFAFTTPGNSRAWDEYESCSPDYDSYWSRQRPGDQDRSTHAPWRLFEERVRSGPYGFTRFPSQPYSPARVLAGDVEDRVNPRLRQFVRDAPPQIRREWHLGPEERGLSTKESSKKAPKKKLGKHVYHPTRRAREGDRKDEGERCTICLDAFVPNEHVMMTPCNHMFHPECLVPWVKGHGNCPVCRHALSEREETTGSSSRSSSSSNNHHGNNLAGELSLLIRAMEEAFNWVGRSRDDDSCH, encoded by the exons ATGAGTTCTAAGAGCTTCGCCTTCACCACCCCAGGGAATTCAAGAGCTTGGGATGAGTATGAATCATGCTCTCCAGATTATGACTCGTACTGGAGCCGGCAGAGACCG GGAGATCAAGATAGGAGCACGCACGCTCCGTGGAGATTATTCGAGGAAAGAGTGAGGAGTGGACCCTATGGCTTCACCCG CTTCCCATCACAACCCTACTCCCCGGCACGCGTCCTCGCCGGCGACGTCGAGGACAGGGTGAACCCCAGGCTCCGGCAGTtcgttcgggatgccccgccgCAGATCCGGCGTGAGTGGCATCTGGGGCCGGAGGAGCGCGGCCTAAGCACCAAGGAGTCGTCGAAGAAAGCTCCGAAGAAGAAGCTGGGGAAGCACGTGTACCATCCCACGCGAAGGGCACGGGAAGGCGATCGGAAGGATGAAGGTGAGAGGTGCACGATTTGCTTGGACGCCTTCGTGCCCAACGAGCACGTAATGATGACTCCATGCAACCATATGTTCCATCCTGAGTGCTTGGTTCCATGGGTGAAGGGCCACGGCAACTGTCCGGTCTGCAGGCATGCGCTCTCCGAGAGAGAGGAGACTACTGGGTCATCGTcccgcagcagcagcagcagcaacaaccACCATGGGAACAACTTGGCTGGGGAACTGAGCTTGCTAATAAGGGCCATGGAAGAGGCTTTCAACTGGGTTGGCCGCTCGCGAGATGATGATTCGTGTCATTGA